Within the Bacillus sp. FSL K6-3431 genome, the region TTTTTAGACGAACTAAAAGACTTGATTAAAAAAGACTAAATGAAAGTGTGATTGACATGAAGCAGCATTGGAATGAAGTTCAGCCAGTCGACTCATTTTCAGTTACAATGAATGGTACTTTGCATCAACATGACAAAAAAATTATTACGTTCTTATACCAGCCGTTGATCGGACCTATTTGTACAAGTTTCTATACTACACTTTGGCACGCAGTAGAAGAAAATAGATTGTGGTCCGAAGAATGGTCCCATTATCATTTAATGAATTTACTTGGATTAAACCTGCAAGATATTTACCATGCAAGACTGAAACTTGAGGGAATAGGCTTATTAAAAACATATATAAAAAGCGAAAGAGAAGCTAGATCGTTTGTTTATGAATTACAGTCTCCGCTTTCAGCTGAGCAATTTTTTACTGATGGTATGCTTAATATTTATTTATATCAAAAACTAGGTCAATCGCATTTTCTTAAGCTGAAAAAAACATTTACTGACAAGCAGATGGATACACAAGCATATCAAGAAGTTACCCGATCCTTTCAAGATGTATTTACCTCGTTGGGGGAACAAAGCCTTCAAAACATTGACGGTCATGAAGCAAGTGAGCTAGAACAAGGCCAAGCCTTTTTTAAAAAAGAAGAAGCAAGTCAGATTTATATTGATGGAAAAGGCTTTGATTTTGATTTATTACTTGCGGGACTTACTGAAATGATGGTTCCTAGAAAGTTTTTCACAGAGGCGGTAAAAGACTCTATTGCTAAGCTATCTTTTATATACGGAATCAATGCAATTCAAATGCAAAATATTGTACTTGCAAGTGTGACGGCTGACCATCATCTTGATATTGATGAGCTTCGTAAAGCAGCACGCGATTGGTATCAGATGGAAAATGAAGATAAACTACCACAACTAATTGATCGTCATCAACCACTTAATCATCGTGAAAGTAACACACAAAGGGATACACCAGAAAGTCGACTCGTTTATTATTTAGAGACTGTTTCTCCGCGGCAATTGCTTATTGACTTATCTGATGGTGCGACACCTGCAAAATCTGATCTTCACGCAGTTGAAGATATAATGTTTCAACAGAAGCTACTGCCAGGGGTCACTAATGTACTTATTCATTATGTAATGTTAAGAACGGATATGAAATTATCCAAAAATTATTTGGAAAAAATCGCATCCCATTGGTCAAGAAAAAAAATTACAACTGTTCAATCAGCGATGGAAATTGCCAAAAGTGAACATCGTCAATATCAAGAATGGGCAACAGGGAATAAAGACACGAAACAACGAAAAAACAAAGTTACACGTAAAGAAAAATTACCTGATTGGTTCGTCTCTAATGAGAAATCTAGTGAGACAGTAAAAAAAGTAGAATCTAAGGAATTAGAAGAGAAACGTCGACGAGCAGAAGAAATTCAAAGAAAATACAAGAAAAATGGAGGTGAAAAAGGTGGAGCGGATTAATGAGACGCTTAGCAAACTATCAAAATCACCAGGTTTTCAAGAGCGATACGAAGACTTAAAAGCAGAAGTTTTATCAAACTCGGAAATACAGTCTTTTATTAAGGCTAATCAAGGCAGTATTACAAATGAGATTATTGAAAATCATTTGATGAAACTTTATGAGTATATGACACAGACAAAAAAGTGTAAGGATTGTCCAGGCCTTGGTCATTGTGTAAATATGATGCAGGGGTATGAACCTTCTCTTGTATTGGAAGGTAATGTAATTGAAGTGCGATATCGTCCTTGTCCATCAAAACTCGTTCATGATGAACGTAAAAAAGCGGAAAAACTGATTAAAAGTATTTATGTGCCAAAAGAAATTCTGGCTGCTTCATTTGCGGATTTCTCATTGGATAGTCCTGGAAGAATACATGCATTTGAGTATGCAGAACAATTTGCATCTAAATATGATCCTGGAAGCGCGATGAAGGGATTGTATTTATATGGAAGCTTCGGTATCGGGAAATCTTATCTGCTCGGGGCAATTGCGAATCAGCTAGCTGAAAAGGAAATATCTTCTTTGATCGTATATGTCCCAGAATTTTTGCGGGAAATGAAACAATCTCTTGGGGATCAAACATTAAATTCCAAACTTGAAGCAGTGAAAAATGCCAAAATTCTTATGCTTGATGATATTGGAGCAGAAGCAATGTCAAGCTGGACAAGAGATGAAGTTTTAGGTTCCATTCTACAATTCAGAATGCATGAGCAGCTACCAACCTTTTTTACTTCTAATTTTGATTTCAACGGACTTGAGCATCATTTAACATATACGCAACGTGGAGAAGAAGAGAAAATGAAAGCAGCAAGAATTATGGAGCGTATAAAATATTTATCAACCCCTATTAAATTAGATGGGCCAAATCGAAGACATCAATGAGCACCTGCAAATTGCAGGTGTTTTTTATTTGAAATATCTGTAGTCGGGGACTTACCTTAAATTCATAGGTCTAGTCCGTCCTACCTCTCATATACATGTAACAAAGTAGTAAAAGGGGGGACGGGCTTGGAGTTGATATTTACTTCTATAAAGGATGCAATCCGTCTAAAAATATATTTATCTGCACATGGCGTAAAGGAAAAATTAAAAGAAAGCCAGAGCCAGTTTA harbors:
- a CDS encoding replication initiation and membrane attachment family protein; protein product: MKQHWNEVQPVDSFSVTMNGTLHQHDKKIITFLYQPLIGPICTSFYTTLWHAVEENRLWSEEWSHYHLMNLLGLNLQDIYHARLKLEGIGLLKTYIKSEREARSFVYELQSPLSAEQFFTDGMLNIYLYQKLGQSHFLKLKKTFTDKQMDTQAYQEVTRSFQDVFTSLGEQSLQNIDGHEASELEQGQAFFKKEEASQIYIDGKGFDFDLLLAGLTEMMVPRKFFTEAVKDSIAKLSFIYGINAIQMQNIVLASVTADHHLDIDELRKAARDWYQMENEDKLPQLIDRHQPLNHRESNTQRDTPESRLVYYLETVSPRQLLIDLSDGATPAKSDLHAVEDIMFQQKLLPGVTNVLIHYVMLRTDMKLSKNYLEKIASHWSRKKITTVQSAMEIAKSEHRQYQEWATGNKDTKQRKNKVTRKEKLPDWFVSNEKSSETVKKVESKELEEKRRRAEEIQRKYKKNGGEKGGAD
- the dnaI gene encoding primosomal protein DnaI; the protein is MERINETLSKLSKSPGFQERYEDLKAEVLSNSEIQSFIKANQGSITNEIIENHLMKLYEYMTQTKKCKDCPGLGHCVNMMQGYEPSLVLEGNVIEVRYRPCPSKLVHDERKKAEKLIKSIYVPKEILAASFADFSLDSPGRIHAFEYAEQFASKYDPGSAMKGLYLYGSFGIGKSYLLGAIANQLAEKEISSLIVYVPEFLREMKQSLGDQTLNSKLEAVKNAKILMLDDIGAEAMSSWTRDEVLGSILQFRMHEQLPTFFTSNFDFNGLEHHLTYTQRGEEEKMKAARIMERIKYLSTPIKLDGPNRRHQ